In Chroicocephalus ridibundus chromosome 12, bChrRid1.1, whole genome shotgun sequence, a single genomic region encodes these proteins:
- the LOC134522540 gene encoding fer-1-like protein 4 isoform X2, protein MALSVGVRRLSRLPGRGERQVQLSFRGFTQKTRKIRCGPEAVFGELFRWPHYGKLVVGEMLSVKVYNCSKVFSNRLLGTLVLSLQHLVTSGRLILREALVDRNHRVTDIYIELDLRYQPPDGSAGTWVEEDFVYQMKDSSELVICNPGFEELEATEGPRASELDRRAAALGRKLVKGLETDEEEEEEEEDFYDVSEMEVSGIIFSPVKSRSRLCSARDLFATPTPQSFQVGINIIEAQKLVGVNINPFVVVKVGEEKRHTATQKSTNCPFYNEYFLFEFREPRDILFHRLIEISVFHSKKIPFLGTCIGTFKMDVVTVYSQPDHRFFQKWAVISDPTDTRAGVKGFVKCSISVTAHGDAVGSLPTSSSSRDEDIERNLLLPKRVPAERPWARVCIKLYHAEGLPSMSAGIMGGFSKIVGEKKVFIDPYVQVSFCGQQGETSVETNTTEPEWNEQISFIEMFPPLARKIKVQVLDDANVGDVAVATHYIDLQQISDPGRNGFNPTFGPAWVNLYGSPQNSALWDIHKDLNDGMGEGIFYRGRILMAVTVEIFSSPSMAERKLGDKTKSALSKLKLKKKSKKSKEKAKELRQLKGEEEAGDSQEAEQPEEVTVEVEELHPLPENALGRKEEFLLFAAFFEATMMDSSLSSKSVSFEVSIGNYGKVEEVGTKVWRKVEKGEAKEEKQPLLDPGSDGELDIEVPAPASAAPNKSVTKSRKPEPMEYDRSYSCLPMMHEKPCVYVWSYWEDHTWRLCISNWIVKLAERLEQGLDDVEKLVRRPKAKAEERLREVLEEFVAGCRQYSLGAERKTMAHPNNLDRCRMKYLMRNIILYAKQGLRVRRRLTRTNVKEKVKETRRILAKLRFMAKEPQCTLPDVLVWMLCNNRRVAYARVPAQNVLYSVVEEEKGKDCAKIQTVFMKVPGLHTGEIFAKLEIYMWLGVTKYAKNCLAELPEEFKFLSESGQEIAQLSACSPPSRLSRDDFSYFQLRAHLYQARGILPADDNGLSNPFARVVFSTHCQTTRMLEETLSPMWNELLLFDQLVIDGKKEELKTETPIIIINLFSHNKFGSPVFLGQAFAVPQVKLVDEPYTKPAMQFFDFYKGAKAAGELIATFELIELDYSGYLEPSVPEDVEPKEPDYLGDPRAGRFIIPEGICPVLKEFRIEILFWGLRDLKRVNLFEVDQPQVIIECAGKKVESEVIVTYKENPNFTELVKYMDVELPEQVYLHPPLSIFVVEKRAFGHTVLVGTHVVSNVMKFSPRELEEEPEDVSKAWKVSSQCLPSQTVVNIGLASGDPGPSTQPLSLVKSPLRKIPINKLVKKEDEYEEEKPELEELDWWSKYYESLKDLYNQARSDEEDAENDDLNDADGGNLNVSSIDMEAEDEAVIEAEIARPKRKVIATLQIYNSELENEFDNFEDWLCIFPLHRGKANEDEDGNEDEHFVGKYKGSFYVYPTEEAGMEPKVSQGIPRNRPIKVLVRVYIVKATNLSPADPNGKADPYVVVTVGQTQKDTKERYIPKQLNPVFGEVVELTVSFPMESELTVAIFDHDLVGSDDLIGETKIDLENRFYSKHRANCGVASQYDINGYNMWRDAFKPTQILDSLCKKNSLPAAEYRREEVKVDNKIFKIPPEAFPEETSVRSSRGMADENWSVDDEHKALYVLQHWEEMPGYGYKLVPEHVEIRSLYNPENPGLAQGSLHMWIDMFPNDVPAPPPVNIKPRLPVSYELRVIIWNTDDVILDDVNPITGEPSSDIYVKSWIKGLDHDKQETDVHFNSLTGEGNFNWRFIFRFNYLPTEKEITYKKKDSVFSVEESEFREPAVLVLQVWDYDRISANDFLGSIELKLHDMVRAAKSSEHCTVRMAKENATPRFSIFRNKRMRGWWPFIKLKEQEDEEREDKQKKKKKLRSSVKPEDVEFTDPNGNKYLLTGKVEAEFQLLTVEEAEKSPVGLGRKEPEPLEKPNRPKTSFNWLVNPMKTFVFFIWKRYKKYIIVLFVVAVLTIFLVLLIYTMPGYISEKIING, encoded by the exons gCTTCACCCAGAAGACGAGGAAGATCCGCTGCGGCCCGGAGGCCGTCTTCGGGGAG CTCTTTCGCTGGCCTCACTACGGGAAGCTCGTTGTGGGAGAAATGCTGTCCGTTAAGGTTTATAACTGCAGCAAGGTTTTCAGTAACAG GCTTCTCGGCACCCTTGTCCTTAGCCTTCAGCACCTGGTGACGTCTGGGAGGCTGATCCTCCGGGAGGCCCTCGTTGACAGGAACCACAGAGTCACTGAC aTCTACATTGAGTTGGATTTGCGCTACCAGCCTCCAGATGGCTCAGCTGGGACCTGGGTTGAAGAGGACTTTGTCTATCAGATGAAAGACAG TTCAGAGTTAGTCATCTGCAATCCTGGATTTGAGGAGCTGGA GGCAACCGAGGGGCCAAGAGCGAGTGAACTGGACCggagggctgctgctctgggcaggaAGCTGGTGAAAGGCCTGGAGActgatgaggaagaggaagaggaggaagaagatttCTATGATGTGTCTGAGATGGAGGTCTCGGGCATCATCTTCAGCCCTGTGAAGAG CCGCTCCAGACTTTGCTCCGCACGGGACCTCTTTGCCACCCCAACCCCGCAGAGCTTCCAG GTTGGGATTAATATCATTGAAGCACAGAAGCTGGTGGGGGTGAACATTAACCCCTTTGTGGTGGTCAAGGTTGGAGAGGAGAAGAGGCACACAGCAACGCAGAAGTCCACAAACTGCCCCTTCTACAATGAA tattttttgtttgaattccGTGAGCCAAGGGACATTTTATTCCACAGACTCATAGAGATCTCG GTTTTTCACTCAAAGAAGATACCATTCCTGGGAACGTGCATAGGAACGTTCAAGATGGATGTTGTGACGGTGTACAGCCAGCCAG ATCACAGGTTTTTCCAGAAGTGGGCTGTCATCAGTGACCCCACGGACACCCGGGCAGGCGTGAAAGGCTTTGTGAAGTGTAGCATCTCTGTCACCGCACATGGGGATGCTGTGGgctcccttcccacctcctccagcagccggGATGAGGACATTGAAAG GAACCTGTTGCTGCCTAAGAGAGTCCCTGCAGAGAGACCCTGGGCCAGGGTCTGCATCAAGCTGTATCATGCCGAGGGCCTGCCCAGCATGAGCGCAGGCATCATGGGTGGTTTCTCCAAGATcgtgggggagaaaaaagtatttattgaCCCATACGTGCAGGTCTCGTTCTGTGGGCAGCAG ggGGAAACATCGGTGGAGACCAACACCACTGAGCCTGAGTGGAACGAGCAGATCAGCTTCATAGAGATGTTCCCGCCTCTGGCCAGGAAGATAAAAGTCCAGGTGCTGGATGATGCCAATGTTGGTGACGTGGCCGTGGCTACACACTACATTGACCTGCAGCAGATCTCGGACCCTGGCAGGAATG GCTTTAACCCCACGTTTGGCCCAGCCTGGGTGAACCTGTATGGCTCCCCCCAGAACTCAGCTCTGTGGGACATCCACAAAGACCTCAACGATGGCATGGGTGAGGGGATCTTCTACCGTGGGCGCATCCTCATGGCCGTCACGGTGGAGATcttcagcagccccagcatgGCAGAGAGGAAGCTTGGGGACAAGACGAAAAGTGCCCTAAGCAAactgaagctgaagaagaaaagtaaGAAATCCAAGGAGAAAGCCAAAGAACTGAGGCAGctgaagggagaagaggaggctggggaCTCTCAGGAGGCCGAGCAGCCTGAGGAGGTCACTGTGGAAGTGGAAGAGCTCCATCCACTCCCCGAG AACgcactggggaggaaggaggaattcCTCCTCTTTGCTGCCTTCTTTGAAGCCACTATGATGGACTCCTCTCTCAGCTCCAAGTCTGTCAGCTTTGAAGTCTCTATAG GAAACTATGGCAAAGTTGAAGAGGTTGGGACCAAAGTATGGAGAAAAGTGGAAAAGGGAGAAGcgaaagaagaaaagcagccttTGCTGGACCCTGGTTCAGATGGTGAGCTGGACATTGAAGTCCCGGCCCCAGCTTCAGCAGCACCAAACAAGTCAGTGACGAAGAGCCGGAAACCAGAGCCCATGGAGTATGACAG GTCATACAGCTGCCTGCCCATGATGCACGAGAAACCCTGCGTGTACGTGTGGAGCTACTGGGAGGATCACACGTGGAGACTCTGCATTTCCAACTGGATCGTCAAGCTGGCAGAGCGCCTG GAGCAGGGGCTGGACGATGTGGAGAAGCTTGTGAGAAGGCCAAAGGCTAAAGCAGAAGAACGGctcagagaggtgctggaggaaTTTGTAGCTGGATGCAG GCAATATTCACTCGGCgcagagagaaaaacaatggCCCATCCAAACAACCTTGACAGATGTCGGATGAAATACCTGATGCGCAACATC ATCCTGTATGCAAAGCAGGGGCTCCGCGTGAGGCGGCGGCTGACTCGAACCAATGTCAAGGAGAAAGTTAAGGAGACAAGGAGGATCCTGGCAAAGCTACGCTTCATGGCTAAAGAG ccccagtgCACCCTCCCCGATGTACTCGTCTGGATGCTCTGCAACAACAGGCGTGTGGCATATGCAAGAGTTCCTGCACAGAACGTTCTCTATTCGGTGGTCGAAGAGGAGAAAGGCAAGGACTGTGCGAAGATCCAGACTGTCTTTATGAAG GTCCCTGGCTTGCACACTGGCGAGATCTTTGCCAAACTGGAAATCTACATGTGGCTTGGGGTAACCAAATATGCGAAGAACTGTTTGGCAGAGCTGCCTGAGGAGTTCAAGTTCCTCTCTGAGAGTGGACAGGAGATAGCCCAGCTCTCAGCGTGCAGTCCTCCCAGCCGGCTCAGCAGGGATG ATTTCAGCTACTTCCAGCTCCGAGCCCATCTGTATCAGGCTCGAGGGATCCTCCCTGCAGATGACAATGGTCTTTCAAATCCATTTGCAAGAGTGGTGTTTTCAACTCATTGCCAAACCACCAGG ATGCTGGAGGAGACACTGAGCCCCATGTGGAACGAGCTACTTCTGTTCGACCAGCTCGTTATTgatgggaaaaaagaagagttgaAAACAGAGACCCCCATCATTATAATCAACCTTTTCAGCCACAATAAATTT ggctCCCCTGTGTTCCTTGGCCAGGCCTTTGCTGTCCCACAGGTGAAGCTGGTTGATGAGCCATACACCAAACCTGCCATGCAGTTCTTTGATTTCTACAAAGGCGCCAAAGCAGCGGGAGAGCTTATTGCCACTTTTGAGCTGATTGAGTTGGATTACAGTGGCTATTTGGAG CCATCAGTGCCCGAGGATGTGGAACCCAAGGAGCCTGACTACCTGGGAGACCCTCGTGCTGGAAGGTTCATCATCCCTGAGGGCATATGCCCGGTGCTGAAGGAGTTTCGCATAGAG ATCCTGTTCTGGGGCCTGCGAGACCTGAAGCGGGTGAACTTGTTCGAGGTGGATCAGCCCCAGGTGATCATTGAATGTGCTGGCAAGAAGGTGGAGTCAGAAGTGATCGTGACCTACAAAGAGAACCCCAACTTCACCGAGCTGGTCAAATACATGGATGTG GAACTCCCAGAGCAGGTTTACCTTCAccctcccctcagcatcttcgtGGTGGAAAAGCGTGCGTTTGGGCACACTGTGCTGGTGGGTACCCACGTTGTGTCCAATGTGATGAAATTCTCACCcagagagctggaggaggaaCCAGAAGACGTGTCCAAAG CTTGGAAAGTCTCATCCCAGTGTCTTCCCTCTCAGACTGTGGTAAACATTGGCCTGGCATCTGGTGACCCAGGTCCCAGCACTCAACCCCTGAGTCTTGTGAAG TCTCCTTTGAGGAAAATTCCAATCAATAAGCTTGTAAAGAAGGAGGATGAATATGAAGAGGAAAAACCAGAGCTGGAAGAACTGGATTGGTGGTCCAAATACTATGAGTCCCTGAAGGACCTGTATAACCAG gCACGTAGTGATGAGGAAGATGCTGAGAACGATGACCTGAATGATGCAG ATGGGGGGAATTTAAATGTATCCTCCATTGACATGGAAGCGGAAGATGAGGCAGTAATTGAAGCTGAAATTGCACGACCCAAGAGGAAAGTCATCGCCACCCTTCAG ATCTACAACTCTGAGCTGGAAAATGAGTTTGATAATTTTGAAGACTGGCTGTGTATCTTCCCCCTTCATCGTGGCAAAGCAAATGAGGATGAAGACGGAAATGAGGATGAACATTTTGTGGGGAAGTACAAG GGCTCCTTCTATGTCTACCCCACTGAGGAAGCTGGCATGGAGCCCAAGGTTTCTCAGGGCATTCCAAGGAACAGACCCATCAAGGTTCTTGTAAGAGTTTACATTGTTAAG GCTACGAACCTGTCTCCAGCAGACCCCAATGGCAAGGCAGATCCCTATGTGGTGGTGACTGTGGGACAGACGCAGAAGGACACAAAGGAGCGATATATCCCAAAGCAGCTCAATCCCGTGTTTGGAGA AGTTGTGGAGCTGACAGTCTCCTTTCCCATGGAATCGGAACTCACTGTGGCAATATTCGACCATGATTTGGTGGGATCCGATGATCTGATTGGGGAGACCAAGATTGACTTGGAGAATCGATTCTACAGCAAACACAGGGCCAACTGTGGAGTGGCCTCTCAGTACGACAT AAACGGCTACAACATGTGGCGAGATGCTTTCAAGCCCACGCAGATCTTGGATAGTTTATGCAAGAAAAACTCACTCCCTGCAGCAGAGTACAGACGGGAGGAGGTCAAGGTGGACAATAAAATATTCAAGATCCCTCCAGAGGCTTTTCCGGAAG AGACGTCTGTGAGGAGCAGTAGAGGAATGGCAGATGAGAACTGGTCGGTGGATGATGAACATAAGGCTTTGTACGTCCTGCAACACTGGGAAGAGATGCCAGGATATGGGTACAAGCTGGTACCAGAGCATGTGGAGATCCGGTCCCTGTACAACCCGGAGAACCCTGGGCTTGCACAG GGCTCCTTGCACATGTGGATTGACATGTTTCCAAATGATGTCCCTGCACCGCCGCCTGTCAATATCAAACCACGACTGCCTGTCAG CTATGAGCTGCGTGTTATTATCTGGAACACGGATGATGTGATCCTTGATGATGTCAACCCAATAACGGGAGAGCCTTCCAGCGATATCTACGTGAAAAG CTGGATAAAGGGTCTTGACCACGACAAGCAGGAGACGGATGTTCACTTTAACTCCTTGACTGGGGAGGGCAATTTCAACTGGAGGTTCATCTTCCGCTTCAACTATCTCCCAACTGAGAAGGAGATCACCTACAAGAAGAAGGACTCTGTCTTCTCTGTGGAGGAATCAGAGTTTCGGGAACCAGCTGTTCTGGTCCTCCAGGTGTGGGATTACGACAGGATTTCAGCTAATGACTTTCTAG GTTCCATCGAGCTGAAGCTGCATGACATGGTGCGGGCAGCCAAGAGCTCAGAGCATTGCACTGTCAGGATGGCCAAGGAGAATGCAACACCTCGCTTCTCCATCTTCCGAAACAAGCGCATGAGGGGTTGGTGGCCCTTCATCAAACTTAAAGAACAAGAAGATGAGGAGAGGgaggacaagcagaaaaagaagaagaagttGAGAAGCTCAGTCAAACCAGAGGACGTGGAGTTCACAGACCCCAATGGGAACAAGTACCTCCTGACG GGTAAGGTGGAAGCGGAGTTCCAGCTGCTGACTGTGGAGGAGGCTGAGAAGAGTCCTGTTGGTTTGGGTCGAAAAGAGCCTGAACCCTTGGAAAAGCCCAA